In Halopelagius longus, the following proteins share a genomic window:
- a CDS encoding tyrosine-type recombinase/integrase, whose product MTEIEAIDGIPLLPEPSQNLLNERQRVDYRHHREGLIRWMLKLGKNPDRAEGYARQTAKRRATNADMFYRWVWQEYNGYTTTVTHEYADEYTRELAYSDLSDTHKSNLQKTLKMLFRWRKWEFGDSEWQPEITFSGQGSASQPRDYFTQEERKRLRDAALEYGSVPHYCSLTPEQRQEWKRHLAQRFRKPMQDIGREEFERANGFKVPSLVWVSLDVGLRPIEVERAKVSWCDYDNAVLRIPANDSAKNHDNWSVSLQSRTAEILQRWTEERRLYDKYGETDRLWLTREGNPYQSTALKYVLGKLTDLAGIETEDRQLSWYAIRHSVGTYMAREEGLAAAQAQLRHHSVRTTMKYDQAPVEDRRDALSRMG is encoded by the coding sequence ATGACTGAAATTGAGGCCATTGATGGCATTCCGCTACTTCCTGAGCCATCTCAAAATCTACTAAACGAACGTCAGCGGGTTGATTACCGTCATCACCGTGAAGGACTGATACGGTGGATGTTGAAGTTAGGAAAGAACCCCGACAGAGCGGAAGGATACGCACGTCAAACGGCGAAGCGGCGTGCAACAAATGCAGACATGTTCTATCGGTGGGTATGGCAGGAGTACAATGGATACACAACTACAGTTACTCACGAGTATGCTGATGAGTATACACGAGAGTTAGCATACTCCGACCTCTCAGATACCCACAAGTCGAATCTACAGAAAACGCTTAAGATGCTGTTTCGGTGGCGGAAATGGGAATTTGGCGATTCTGAGTGGCAACCAGAAATCACATTCAGCGGCCAAGGAAGTGCCTCACAACCACGAGACTACTTTACTCAAGAGGAACGCAAACGGCTACGAGACGCCGCCCTTGAGTACGGAAGCGTTCCACACTACTGTTCTCTAACGCCAGAACAACGACAGGAATGGAAACGCCACTTGGCTCAACGGTTCAGGAAACCTATGCAGGATATTGGACGGGAAGAATTTGAGCGAGCAAATGGATTCAAAGTCCCGTCGTTAGTATGGGTCTCTCTTGATGTAGGATTACGTCCCATCGAAGTAGAGAGGGCAAAGGTTAGTTGGTGCGACTATGATAATGCAGTTCTGCGGATACCTGCCAACGATTCTGCTAAGAACCACGATAATTGGAGTGTCAGTCTACAATCTCGGACTGCTGAAATTCTACAACGGTGGACGGAAGAGCGGCGTCTATACGACAAATATGGAGAGACAGATAGACTCTGGCTTACCCGAGAGGGGAACCCCTACCAGAGTACCGCTCTCAAATATGTACTCGGGAAGCTTACTGACTTAGCAGGAATCGAAACTGAGGACCGTCAACTGAGTTGGTATGCTATTCGTCACTCTGTAGGGACGTATATGGCGCGAGAGGAAGGTCTTGCAGCCGCTCAAGCTCAATTACGACATCATTCGGTCCGTACTACGATGAAGTACGACCAAGCACCTGTTGAGGACCGTCGAGACGCCCTTAGTCGAATGGGATAA